A genome region from Proteus vulgaris includes the following:
- a CDS encoding glutamate-5-semialdehyde dehydrogenase — protein sequence MLEQMGKSAREASWHLAQLSTEQKNQALLVMADLLEQQEASILAANEKDMQAAREANINAAMLDRLLLNSARLKAIADDVRQVCRLEDPVGQVIDGRMLDSGLRLERRRVPLGVVGVIYEARPNVTIDVASLCLKTGNAAILRGGKETHHTNQAVVAVIQQALEKCGIPAGAIQAIDKPDRELVARMLKMDEYIDMLIPRGGAGLHKLCREQSTIPVITGGIGVCHTFVDESADLEKALTVIINAKVQRPSACNSLETLLVHENIAELFLPQLSDAMAAQKVTLHSSEKALPGLKKGGATVVVVKDEDYCDEWLSLDLNVEVVGGLTEAINHIRRYGTAHSDAILTQSLANADRFVRQVDSAAVYVNASTRFTDGGQFGLGAEVAVSTQKLHARGPMGLDALTTYKWIGYGDNTIRS from the coding sequence ATGTTAGAACAAATGGGGAAATCGGCAAGAGAAGCATCTTGGCATTTAGCTCAACTATCAACAGAGCAGAAAAATCAGGCATTATTAGTCATGGCTGATTTATTAGAACAACAAGAAGCTTCAATTCTTGCAGCAAATGAAAAAGATATGCAAGCAGCTCGTGAAGCGAATATCAATGCCGCTATGCTTGATCGTTTATTACTTAATTCTGCACGTTTAAAAGCAATTGCAGATGATGTACGACAAGTGTGTCGCTTAGAAGATCCAGTGGGTCAAGTTATTGATGGTCGCATGTTAGATAGCGGTTTACGTTTAGAGCGTCGTCGTGTGCCGTTAGGGGTGGTGGGCGTTATTTATGAAGCTCGCCCTAATGTCACAATAGATGTGGCTTCTTTATGTTTAAAAACAGGTAATGCGGCTATTCTTCGTGGTGGAAAAGAAACCCATCATACTAACCAAGCGGTTGTTGCTGTTATTCAACAAGCATTAGAAAAATGTGGTATTCCTGCTGGCGCTATTCAGGCGATTGATAAGCCTGATCGCGAGTTAGTCGCTAGAATGCTAAAAATGGATGAGTATATTGATATGCTTATTCCACGAGGTGGTGCAGGATTGCATAAACTTTGCCGTGAACAATCAACCATTCCTGTTATCACTGGTGGTATTGGCGTTTGCCATACTTTTGTGGATGAAAGTGCGGATTTAGAAAAAGCATTAACGGTTATCATCAATGCAAAAGTACAACGTCCAAGTGCGTGTAATTCTTTAGAAACGCTCTTAGTACACGAAAATATTGCTGAGTTATTTTTGCCTCAGTTAAGTGATGCTATGGCAGCTCAAAAGGTAACTTTGCATTCAAGTGAGAAGGCTTTGCCAGGGTTGAAAAAAGGCGGAGCTACTGTTGTTGTTGTGAAAGATGAAGATTATTGTGATGAATGGTTATCACTTGATTTGAATGTAGAAGTCGTGGGTGGGTTAACGGAGGCAATTAACCATATTCGTCGTTATGGCACAGCACACTCTGATGCTATTTTAACGCAATCTCTTGCTAATGCTGATCGTTTTGTTCGTCAAGTTGACTCAGCTGCTGTGTATGTTAATGCGAGTACACGCTTTACTGATGGTGGACAGTTTGGTTTAGGTGCTGAGGTTGCTGTGAGTACACAGAAATTACATGCTAGAGGACCAATGGGATTAGACGCCTTAACGACCTATAAATGGATTGGTTACGGTGATAATACAATTCGTAGCTAA
- the aroL gene encoding shikimate kinase AroL, whose amino-acid sequence MDSTIYLIGPRGAGKTTVGKALSLTLNYRFIDTDDWITKKYQQTISLMVQEKGWDFFRQTESEALVEVSLPNQVISTGGGMILADENRAYMKSSGVIIYLQASLETLVERLSQDPNEAQRPSLTGKTLISEMNDVLAKREPLYLQCADIIVDAGLPINEIIEGILAKLTK is encoded by the coding sequence ATGGATAGTACAATTTACCTTATCGGACCTAGAGGTGCAGGAAAAACAACAGTAGGTAAAGCACTTTCCCTTACTTTAAATTATAGATTCATTGATACGGATGATTGGATAACTAAGAAATATCAACAAACTATATCTTTAATGGTTCAGGAAAAAGGTTGGGATTTTTTTCGTCAAACTGAGTCAGAAGCATTAGTTGAAGTTAGCCTGCCTAACCAAGTTATCTCAACAGGAGGGGGGATGATTTTAGCAGATGAAAATCGTGCTTATATGAAATCTTCAGGTGTTATTATTTATTTACAAGCATCTCTTGAAACGTTAGTTGAGCGTTTGTCCCAAGATCCAAATGAAGCCCAAAGACCAAGTTTGACGGGGAAAACGTTAATTTCAGAAATGAATGACGTTTTGGCTAAACGTGAACCTTTATATTTGCAATGTGCTGATATTATTGTTGATGCGGGATTACCTATAAATGAAATAATTGAGGGAATTCTCGCAAAACTCACTAAATGA